DNA sequence from the Liolophura sinensis isolate JHLJ2023 chromosome 1, CUHK_Ljap_v2, whole genome shotgun sequence genome:
ACatctgtttgtttcttttgtttgttcatatttaaattAATGTTTCTTTGTGCATCATTTCAGCTGAATGAAAGCTCTCTCTGCAACAGTGCAAGCTATCCTGACATGGTCTTGCAATACATAGCTCTGGAAATTTCTGCATTGTATATAGAGAGAAGCTTGCTGCAGAACTTCATACCCGAAACACTGTAAACTTAGTTATTAATAATTGAACCAATTTCCTATGCTGTGACAACCATCATGTACAGAGCTGTCTCACTTAGATTTATGCAATTCACACAGCTTGCTCATATGGACAGTGTCGTGTCTGAGTCTACCCCAGTTAAAACCCTGTGTCTGGTTTGCTGGGTCAATATTCACTGAATTCAGTGTGTGATAAagataaagggagataacttcgaGAGCTTGTGATGTCTTTTGACGTGTGGAAAGCGAAACATTAGTGTTTACCGCATGCGAAGACGTGTAATCGGCTGTTTGTTGATGCTCCGCAGCAAAATGTCTTTCTATGCAGTTAGAAAGGGAAGGAATCCCGGAGTATATCAGACGTGGTTAGTATGACTAGGAAGGTCTTTCCGGTAAAGAGAAACCAAAAATCTTAGATAATGATGAACATgtattgcaacaacaacaacacatggaACCTATCATATCTGAAAGCCagacattctgattacttttccagagaGAATTTCTTACTGTACGTGTACCTAAAACCtgtattgttcatttttatgctaaaatgGTCTCATCTGCCTATCTATTCTGGATTaaattgtctttgttttcacctccagtattCTAGAGTTTGTTttatgattggctcagagcagctatgataTCACgtcaaaactatgaatatatTGAAAAGCAAACGTCCTTTTGCCAGGCTGCATGATGCACAAAATCCACCCAAACATGCCTAAGACATTGTCTATCCAAATGAATCTATTCCCATGTCTACAATATCCACGACAAGCCCACGATTGCTGTAATTACCACAGTCTCCTGACATTAGTGGTCAGTTTAGGAAGATGCTAAACTACCGGTACCCATAATTCTgccacatttatatttatttatttgattggtgtactcaagacatactcaagaatatttcacttcagtgacggccagcattgtgatgggagaaGCCACATTTATAGAGAGAATACATAAGTACACAATGCCACTTATGCTGtagtcatcattgaaaactccAGCAAGCCCCGAGGTACCACATGGAAAATGTTAGGAAGTGAGGGATAATGGGATTCCTCATACTTGTCCGCTTAATTGGCCTCATTGTGTGAGAGGAATGAATGCTTTCGGCAAAAATACACATCTCTTGTTTTCCAACAGGGCACAGTGTCAAGAACAAGTTGCCAAATTCACAGGGGCAAAATTCCGGAAATTCTCCACAGAGGCTGAAGCTTGGGAGTTTGTCAACGAGGATGCAGGTGAGGATAATCAAACATAAATATCTCTATATATCTCTGTATATTTGATAATCTCAAAACATTTCCCATATGATCTTGTTTTATTACCTGCGTTTAACATGATTCTGCCAGATTTATAAGTGTGCTAAGATTATACCAATATGGTATTTAGCCTAATTGCGGCaatgaaaaaaagtttcccTTTCAGGTGTTACCTAGCTGAGTATGTTCTTGATTTAATAGTCCCTCCACTGAACAGGTGTGTTTAATATCCAGGAAAATGTATTCTCATAATATCATACTGATTCCCAAATGTCCTTGTGGATCTGACAGGGGAACTGCTAAAATAATGTGGAGggttgtattatatttatatgcagTATTCTTGAAATTTGTGTAGTTTTCAAACATGTTGCAGATTTTTGTTAGTATAACTGATGTAATATCAATGGAGGTGTGTTCTTACGGACACATATATGAGATTCAGATAACGTGATGTATTTGTCCAAAAGGCCCAGGAGAATTGAGACTGAGCTCAATTTTAAtaacattcttttttttaacttactggagatatgtatttgttttctaaaCTGGCCTCTATGAGCACTTTACTTTCAGGTATGTCCTCATCTAACTCATACAGCCAAGGGTCAGTGTTGGGAAGTTCAGATAATGGCCTACAATTCAAGATACAGGCTATCATGTCCACTATGAACTTGTTCAAACAGCAGCTCACATCTCTGAGTAGCCTGGGTGATAAGTTGTCTACTGAAATTGAGGATTTGCAATGTGCTGTGGGTTTGCGCTCTGGAGGTCTGAGCCCAGCCAAGTCATATACTCCAGGAGTGAAGCGAGCCTTCACCACAGGTACAAGGAGCGGGCAGTTTGGGCCTCAGCCTCCCAAGAAGAGCAACTTGAGGAAGACAAAATCCCAGGATTCCACCCCAGAATATTGGACAGGTGGGAGAAGAGAGAGCAGTAGAGCTGCGATGATTTATGCCTATGGCAGTGTTAATTCAGCTGAGTCAAACCTGGCTATAATGCCCCCTTTGTATTACCACTCTCACCTATCACCATCCAAGTACCTGCTGCAAAAATCTGTAATGTTGTTTTTCATAAGCTACGACCACCTTCACTTAACGTCAGGCTCCTTTCTGGACAAAAGGTATTAAAACCATTACTTAAGCTCTCGCTCTTCTGTCATTGATACCACCAGAGACCGTATAAACAGCTGGCTTGTATAAACTAAGAATTGCTGAACATGTGACAGGCCAACTTCTTATTGCATGCATGGGTACATGAATTCTACATCATGTGTTATATCTGAACCACAGACTTCCTGAGCTCTATGAAATTCAAGCTGAGTCAATCAAGTCCACCATTAGCCATCACCACAAGCTGTTATtgggagaaaaaaatgaagacaactCAAGGTGTGATATCTCATTAGTTATGGGGTGCACCATTTAGGTGAATGCGCTACTTACAGTGTAGACTTGCAGATATGATAGATCACACACCAATGCACTTGATTTATACCTGTAGGACTTTTTAACTTCAGCCATtgctctgttttatttatttatttctttttttctatcatGCAGCGTCATCATATCAGGTCTGTTTTTTTAACGAAAAAATATTAAGAGAGgttcaaaatattgaaaacattgCATGATTGCACTATTGACACATACAATACACAGACCCTCTGGGTGCCGCCAGACTCGCTATTCCTGATTGCAGTGTTGACACATACAATACACAGACCCTTAATGTGCCGCCAGACTCGCTATTCCTGATTGCAGTGTtgacacatacagtacatagaCTCTTCATGTACCGCCAGACTCACTATTCCTGATTGCAGTGTtgacacatacagtacatagaCTCTTCATGTACCGCCAGACTCACTATTCCTGATTGCAGTGTTGACACATACAATACATAGACTCTTCATGTACCGCCAGACTCACTATTCCTGATTGCAGTGTTGACACGTACAATACACGGACCCTCCGTGTACCGCCAGACTCGCTATTTCGCCAGCATGGCATCAGCTCCAAACCTGGCGTTATAACGAGGTACTTGCCAGCTTCAGATTgcaagattatttctctacatcccgTAGTtctctattggtggcagtggtggttgaaaaggttgtagAATTAGGGTAGTCACAACATCTTTTGTATGGTTCaagaagtaattttttttcatgttagaTTTTTATAATATTGTATGTGAAAATAATTCTGCAAGATATTGTGAAattaattttgaaatatattgtGAAATTTCTTCATagattttaaatgaatttaagtTACCTTATGGTGCTTAATCATTGCCTGCccatatatgcataaatatttatttcttcattgtaGTACAATAACTACAGAATCTTTCATGGCACAGGTCTTAACCAGTGGGTTTACTCTTTTGCAGGAAAGAAATTCAATGAAGAAGATGGAGTTACAGTGTATACTGATGGAGCTTGTGGGGATAATGGGCGAAATGGAGCCAGGGCCGGGCTGGGTGTCTTCTGGGGTGAAGGGGATTCCAGGTGAGCCCTTCAGCAGTCAGTCACAGATTTTGTAGCAGAAGAATAGGTTTCTTCTTGGCAATAATATGTGTAATGCACAACTTGAATCCAACTCTAACTGGTTCTGTTGCAGCTTTCAGTCAGAAGGGCTGTGGTTTTCTATTGACctataaaaaccaaataaagTTGACTTGTGTCAGGTAAACATTGTGTGTTATTATATTTCTTGACTATGTTGTCAACAGAAATTTGAGCGAGAGATTACCGGGTAGACCCACAAATAACAGAGCCGAAATCCATGTGAGTACACAGATGTTATGTCAGACACTGTCTCTAGAGTGTGCATTTTAATTGGAATAAATTCTTGGTTTTGTGTTATGGTTGGAAAATACATAGGGTACGTAAGTAGGaaggtttttcttttcaggaaaaaaaaaattattctcaaTTTCGTTTCACCATTTAATCCCATTCACCCACTTCAAGTCCTCATCGTATATCTGACATTATTGATCCACATTTGTTCGCTGTTGAAATAGCAACTAAAAATAGTCAACTAAATTTTAGAGGTTTTCATCAGGGGAAGTGACTTCTCATTTCTTGTTATTATGTGATTATCTCCacttactgaaaaaaaattagataAGGATGGATAGGTAATGCGAAACCAATGTTATTTTCCACTTGGCTTCAAGTCACttgtatgatatttattttctccttTTCTGTTAACTAACATGGAAAATGAATACAGATAGTGTATATCAGTGCATCAAATCAGACCCTTATCTTGTAATACTGaacatttgaaatataaaagattGTGGAACTTgatatgtgaagaaaaaatctCAGTGgttaaaatgcatgtttgtCTAGGAGGATTTAAgagtgtatatttatatagctTTACTTTCAAGACCTGCAAATgatatgtatttaattcattGAGAAATTATTGACTGAATCCAAAGTTGAGCTGTTTCTTGTGAAATTACTCAGTAAAGACAAAAATCAGCTGAAGGACAGTGGCAGAGTGCACACAGCAAAATTGTGACATGTGTTTCTATTGCTGTGTTTTACAGGCTGCCAGACGTGCAGTAGAACAAGCCAAAGCCTACGGAATAAAAAACCTCATCCTTCATACAGACAGTCAGTTCCTCATCAACAGTATGTGAATTCTTGTCATATTTAATTTTGTCGCAAGATGTTGTATTCTTAAAGAATTAATTCATGTTATCTTCTTAAAGAATTTATATCGTtattaaaattatgttttaattcaCTGTGTTTAGAATCCATATTGTTTATTCCTATTTTGTGGATattggttttacatgtataaatttggtTACAGGATATTCATGCACTGATTTTCTCCTTGCCAGGTATTACAACCTGGATCAAAGGCTGGAAGAAAAATGACTGGGTGAAAACAACAGGAGAACCTGTAATAAACAAGGAAGATTTTCTACAACTAGATCGAGTTATTCAGGATATGAATATTAAATGGGTGAGTGGGACTGTTGTGCAAACAGAAGACTGTCTGATGTGTCACTATCTTCTTACTGTCGAGGTCTAGTATGGGCTTTTGATAAGAAACCACAAAATTCAGTTTGTTACCAAGTAATCTCAATACAACTTGCACGGGATGGATGAGTCATCTCTGGCTTTTCGGATAGGTGATCCTACTCTGGCAACACTGGTCTTTCTGGATTACCATCAACACATTGGGTGTATTAAACTTCTACATTTCACCAAAGCAGAGTAGATGTGTCCACCTGCATGAATTATCTCAACTAGCACCCTGTCATCAATATTGATCCTGGTTTCctttaatataatagcataaCTTTGGTTTGTTTGAATCATTCTAGTTGAGCAATGTAACAGGTTGTGATGGCTGAAAAAGTGTTGTTTCCTTACATTCTCAAAATCGAACAACTAAAATTATGTATCCCTTGAGTTTAGTTGTGTTTGATCTATTCTACAGGTATCTGCACTTCCTTTGTCCCCTACAGTAGCCATTACCTTTATCTGAACTGAGGGGTCGTTTTGGTTGTGTAAAATGGCATGCTTCTCAATTTATTCTCTTGACCTTGTTGTTTCAGGTTTATGTCAAAGGTCACCATGGAATTCCAGGGAATGAAGCTGCTGACAGACTTGCCACAGAAGGAGCCAAAAAACCACAGCCATGTTCATGACAATGTaaataaactgtacatacatgcaaagGATCTCAGAAATTTTATGTGTCTGATGGCTGGGAATTATTGAAAGAAAATACAATTGAAATGGGAAATTTCTCACATTTGGATTGccagtgatgtcattttcagtgttttgtgttttttcttacTTAAAATTTCAAGCCCAGATTTCAGACCAACCTCTTGCTTGTTTCTCTGTGGCTTCATACTGGGTACTCtttcaggtacatgacaaaGGATGATCATTTCCTTCAGGCTTTGTTAGTTTTCCGCGCTTTGTCAGTCCCTCCAGGCTTTGTCAGTTCTTCCAGGCTTTGTTAGTTTTTCCAGGCTTTGTCAATCCCCCCAGGCTTTGTCCATTCCCCCAGGCTTTGTCAGTCCCCTGGGCTTTGTCAGTCCTCTCAGGCTTTGTCAGTCCCCCCTGGCTTTGTCAGATACTTCAGGCTGTGGTTGGTAGTTTGATTCCTCCAATCCATTTTTGGTTCCTTCAAACTGTGTTAGATTCTTCTAGGGTGTGTTTGGTTCCTCCCTGTAGTGTTTGGTTCTTCCAAGATATGTTTGGTTCCGCCAGGCTGAGTTTGGCTGCTCAGGCTGTGTTTAGTCCCCCGTGCTATGTCTGGTTCCTCCGTGCAGTCTTTGGTTCCTCCATGCAGTCTTTGGTTCCTCCATGCAGTGCTTTGGTTCCTCCATGCAGTGCTTTGTTCCTCCAGGTTGTGTTTGGTTTCTCAGGCTGTGTTTGGTTGCTAAGGCTGTGTTTGGTCCACCATGCTATGTCTGGTTCCTCCATGCATTGTTCAGTTCCTCCATGCAGTGTTGGGTTCCTACAGGCTGTCTTTGGTTTCTCCATGCAGTCTTTGGTTCCTCCATGCAGTGCTCCTCCAGGCTGTGTTTGGTTTCTCGGGCTGTGTTTGGTTCCTGCAGGCTATATTAGCTTCTCCCAGCTATGTTTGGTTCTTCCAGGCTATGTTTGGTTCCTCCCGGCTATGTTTGGTTCCTCCAGTCTGTGTTTGGTTTCACGGGCTGTGTTTGACTCCTGCAGGCTATATTAGCTTCTCCCAGCTATGTTTGGTTCCTCCAGGCTATGTTTGGTTCCTCCCGGTTACGTTTGGTTCCTCCAGTCTGTGTTTGGTTTCTCAGGCTGTGTTTGGCTCCTGCAGGCTATATTAGCTTCTCCCAGCTATGTTTGGTTCCTCCCAGATATGTTTGGTTCCTCCAGTCTGTGTTTGGTTTCTCAGGCTGTGTTTGGCTCCTGCAGGCTATATTAGCTTCTCCCAGCTATGTTTGGTTCCTCCCAGATATGTTTGGTTCCTCCAGTCTGTGTTTGGTTTCTCAGGCTGTGTTTGGCTCCTGCAGGCTATATTAGCTTCTCCCAGCTATGTTTGGTTCCTCCCAGATATGTTTGGTTCCTCCAGTCTGTGTTTGGTTTCTCAGGCTGTGTTTGGCTCCTGCAGGCTGTATTAGTTTCTCCAAGCTGTGTTTGCCTCCTGATCATAGGCCTATCTTCTGTTGTATGTGTGGAGTACTCCTTGAGCACAGCATGCAACGGCAATCTGCCCTCCTCGCACTGTTCATGACCATTTGTACAGTCCAACATTTACACAATTACACTTTTCTTCCGTAAAAGTGCTGCACATATCTGTACACCATTGCTGGAAAAGCTGTAGTAATGTGAAAAAGcttctctggtttcttccacttcCACATGTCATTGCTGAAGTGTAATGTTAATGTGACGTGAATAATTTGTGTCACAAGCAAAACAAACATCTTAGATTAGCTTCCATTTCCAAAAATCACAACATTGTATAAATGCAACACACaggatttgtttttttggttcattttttctttatttattgtccttttgtttaaagccatgttctcaattgtaaaaaaaatggaactTTACCTAGTATGCTAGCAGTTTGGAGCCCCACACCTTTACGATCTAACTCGCCCAAATATACATGACTTTCCTTATGATACAGATTTGCTACTTTGATTAATCTTTAATGTtgctttcaaaattatttttgtcacatctaGGTCCTCTGTAGCTGACACATTTATTGTGACGCCTCCATGGAATACGACAAGGACACCTGGCACTACGCCAtatccagtcacattttacggacactgggtcaaccagtacTTAACCTTTTTCTAATAAATGTTAAGCAAAATGCAAAGTAGTACCAAGATGTAAGTGTTGACTGGACTTGAGACTGGATCTACCATTTAGGAAGCAAACGCTGTATCCACTTTGCTCAGCAGTTGGTCGGTGATGAAACAAAAACTATAAACGACAGGGAGTAAGCACTTGGaatgcatattttttatatttatttacaaattatttaaatgGTACACTTATAAAATAGATACAATAATCTATCTGCAGACCGTAAAAATCATTCTGggtatacattaaaatgtacaacaaaataCAGCAACATGAACAACCTGTGATTTCTGCCGAGAAAAAAGACATGTAAGGGGTATGGTAGGTTTACACTTGACCTCCATCGAGCACCACAAAAATTCCAGCTGTCAGACGGCTAAAAATTCTTTGCAAATGCAGAGAAATGAAAAACTAGTATTAAAAGTTTTGTGCAGAAAATCTCAGTATACagtaacatatacacatacccGTTTTTGTAAATGCTACAAACAATACATTACAACATtcaaaaccaacaaaataaatagtaaCAACACATAAAACGGGGGGTGTAGAGATAATGAAGTATGCTATTGTATCCAAAGCAGCCAGTTGTCGTTAAACTCAATGATTTAAATGATTAGAGGGAAATGACAATCTCAAAGGCAAGCCTTTGTATACAACCTATTCAAAACGATGTCTGAAAATATACCTTTACTTTTTAGCATGTTTGAAtgctaaaacaaatatttatcaCTATATTAATAGTGCTTTGAAGCAGTAACATTAAAAGACTTTTTTTCTTCCTGAACCAGATTTTAATTCTGAAATTAGCTCACTGCCACTGAAGTTCAGCAGGTGAAAATGTAGATCTACACTGCAGGAACCTTGAGGAGTttcaaaaattgcactgaattatttttaaaaaatcaaaaaaaaaatatacggcaaaagtattttcagaatgtttctCACTggaatatatttgattggtcaatatcTTGACACCTTTACAGTTTAATACTCCAgtttaatatactttttttcaCTGGTATTTAGCCTGGACAACAAGTGGACACTTGTATAATTACTAATTTTAATGATACATGTTATTTGCTTTTGAAGTGTACTTTCGTTCCCTGAAGTGCATGTACCACAAAGCTAATCAGTTTTTACATGATCACTGACATGagatatttttctgtttgacaGGACTAGAGCTTAAGCCAGGAATTCAAATTTGTACAATTTAAAAGCACATATTTAATATCATCTGACATTCACCATCAAGAGATAAAATTCCAGCTTATTATAACTCACTGTAAACCTTTACTTTGTCGTTTTGCTTACTGATTTTGtaaagtaaaatacaaaaagaaattgTAAGTACCATGGCTCAACTGTTTACCTCGCCATGGCATAGCTGCACTATTGCAAGTCAAAATCATTCAATTAGTCAGCTGCTTGCTTCTGTGCtttgatgtttttgtgttttgatcaTGGTTGTGACCATATAACAAtataacataacaaaaacatttgtatcaattaataaaaaaaattgtgattcTTTTGAGTTTTGTTTCACTTCACtggcatgtatttgtatttttagatacatgtatattcaatcaGAACATGACAGTTTATGCATACACTTTCATTAAGCATGTTATCCAAATGACATGTTAAGCCCATCTTAACCTCACAGACTATATGTTTCCAAATGACATGTTAAGCCCGTCTTAACCTCACACACTACGTTTCCAAATGACATGTCAAGCCCGTCTTAACCTCACAGACTACATGTTTCCAAATGACATGTTAAGCCCATCTTAACCTCACAGACTACATGTTTCCAAATGACATGTTAAGCCCGTCTTAACCTCACAGACTACATGTTTCCAAATGACATGTTAAGCCCTTCTTAACCTCACAGACTATATGTTTTCCAAATGACATGTTAAGCCCATCTTAACCTCACAGACTATATGTTTTCCAAATGACATGTTAAGCCCATCTTAACCTCACAGACTACATGTTTTCCAAATGACATATTAAGCCCATCTTAACCTCACAGACTATATGTTTTCCAAATGACATGTTAAGCCCGTCTTAACCTCACAGACTATATGCTTCCAAATGATATGTTAGACCTATCTTAACTTCTCAGGCTATTTTTCCAAAAGACACGTATAGCACTATGTTAATGTGCGTATTGTTTAACCATTGCCAAAAGGACACAATGATGAAGAATGTAAATATTCCTGTAAAATAACCAGTAATGTCCAAGACAACAACCATCTAAGAGCAGGCATGTATATTCAGTATTTCCACGCAAACATGTACTATaggttgtatttatatataatttacatcATGTACTCATCATACAATATACACCATTATGACTAACAGGACATTTAAAAGATATTTGGCACTTATTCCATCCTCTCCTCACAAGCAGTTCAAGGTCCATGCAGATCGGACTGAATGGCATCTGATAATTGCAATGAAATTCACAAATTGTTACAAGTCATGGCCAACTCAGGTACCCAGGCCTAGCATTTCAGGGGAATGATTTGTATTACTTTAACTAAATAAACCTGTTCAATATATGGCCTATGTATAGGGATACAGAGTGAACTTCAACACTGCAGGtgtaaaaatgttcaaaaaggTTGTTTGTGACTTTGTTCATCAGATTTCTCACAACCATCGATCTGTAAAGTGTAATATAACTGTCCAAAAATCCATTAGAATTCTGTAAGGCTGTCGGTTTGTATTAGTTTCttaatttttctaaaaaaacaaaaaccatcgACCTTGTATCTGTTCAAATAAGATGAACTGGGCATGACGAGTATTTGTAGACTGTgcatcagacagacagatgtacccaccaactTTTGTTGTCTGTTGCATGTGTATCATTAAATCTGAATTTTGATGAATTCATATGTTCATTTATACACCGCCATTaagcagcaaaaaaaaatgtaattcaaGATTCTGACTTCACAATAGCGCATAGTGCCAAATTTTCTTCACTTTCCCACAGTAGCATTCAAAAATCAAATAGCATAATTCAGATACATCTAATTTATATGATTTTCGGGTATTCAccactttttgttttcttgcatGCAAGTTTATGTTAAACTGCACAGATTTTCACTGATATCATTTAATACACTTATGTCACAAGTAATATAATGTGGACTATCGAGTACTCAAGGCAGTACATTCCACATTACGAGGCAGCTGTGTTGCCGTCTGGAATGCGCCATCTAGTAGTGGACTGGTCAGTTCTCGGCTTTAAATGACAGCTGTATCTCAATCCACTTTTCTTCACCAACGAGAAGTGTTGatctttttctgaaaatttcccTACTCTTAAAGAGCTCAGGTAACATAACTTGTTACTGTTATTACAGCCAATTTCTTTCTGTTGGCATTTCAAGGGATATGGATTCACTCTCTCCCTGCTGAAAGGAATATTCACTTCACACCAACAACATTCCCATCCAATCATCTGTGAGTGCAGTTTATCTGGTATGAGCCAATCAGGAAACCTGTTTTCTTGTTCCTTAGCCAATCAGACCAAGGCTTACTGAGGGGAAATCAATTGGTTTCATCCACTGAAATGCTCCTTTTTATTGCCCAGTTGATGCATAGGCAACTCATTTAGGATATTCACTACAGAAGCCTGTAGCTTTCTGTTTATCACCAAGATTAGGGTAAAGTCCACAATGGATCACAGGTATCCAACAcataaagtaataaataagtGCTCTTCAGAGAAACTCTGTAATGGTTTAACCATAGTAATAATTATTAAGGCTCCGTGACGTGGAGTCATTATGAAGACTGAGTGGTCCTGTGCGCTCACTGCGCAATGTTCCGCGTGGACTAAACCGAACCACTTCTATTACATCTGCAGTAGAGTCCGAGTGGTCCAGAGAATGGATGTCCTCTATGTGACTCCTCATGGAGGTGTGCGGATGGGACGGTTCAGAAATGTCAAGCTTAGCTCGAGCATTCCGCTTCTGCTCTATCAATAGTTTTATTATCACCACTAGCAACAATATGATGAGTCCAGCACATGCTCCTAACACTAAATATAATATGGCTCTTTCACGATTTTCTGCAAAAACGAGGGAAAAATATGGCATTAATTATGACATATGCACATAgtgaataaaattttcaaaatggaaAACTTTAAGATagttttaagacaaaaattacaattgtatgtttagtggggggggggggaaaggCAGTTAAGGAAATAAATCAGAActaaaaatgtcagaaattaaTTTTAGAACTTActgtgtaaatactgtaatatTGTTATCCAATCTGCCAGAAACCCAATGGCTCTGGAGTTTGTAACGATgctaggggagacaactgtggCAGTCACATTCACACAGTTCACAGTTGCCACTCCCTGTAGTTCAGGTGAAGATATGGACTCCAGTTCTGTCAATAGCGAATCCGAGTTGGAAActgcaaaatataaacaaacaatcTGTTACCAATGTTATCTATTCAGAAATTCCTTTGGCTCTGTGCCAAGATTTCACTGAAAGTCAAATACTGTTTTATGAGCTGCAGCTTAAGCCAGTAAACTGGATTTAAATACGAAGCCCTTTCAATCAAGAGCCAAATTATTTTTTCTGGAGCAATCCATTCAAGTGCTGGGTGTGGAAGGATGAAACACAAAAATGTACCACAGCTTTGTTGTGACCATATGAATGTCTGACAATTAAAACACAATTAGACACACCCACTAGATGCAATAACATAACATTTGATTTAACTCACCAGTTTGCcaatgatttatacatgtacttgataccATGCCAAAGTTTGTGGagaatgttttgaaaaatatcGCTACAAAGCAATTGTAAGACAAACAGTGAACTGCAAAGAAGTTCTATTCCATTGataatttgattggttgattcacTGGGTGGTGTTTAGCACTGTTCAGAGGAATTGTTCACTAATAcaacaggtttat
Encoded proteins:
- the LOC135480380 gene encoding ribonuclease H1-like; its protein translation is MRRRVIGCLLMLRSKMSFYAVRKGRNPGVYQTWAQCQEQVAKFTGAKFRKFSTEAEAWEFVNEDAGMSSSNSYSQGSVLGSSDNGLQFKIQAIMSTMNLFKQQLTSLSSLGDKLSTEIEDLQCAVGLRSGGLSPAKSYTPGVKRAFTTGTRSGQFGPQPPKKSNLRKTKSQDSTPEYWTGKKFNEEDGVTVYTDGACGDNGRNGARAGLGVFWGEGDSRNLSERLPGRPTNNRAEIHAARRAVEQAKAYGIKNLILHTDSQFLINSITTWIKGWKKNDWVKTTGEPVINKEDFLQLDRVIQDMNIKWVYVKGHHGIPGNEAADRLATEGAKKPQPCS